The following are encoded together in the Pseudoclavibacter endophyticus genome:
- a CDS encoding histone-like nucleoid-structuring protein Lsr2, which produces MARKIVYQLVDDLDGTLLAEGEGETIQFSIDGNDLEIDLSNDHAKLFRAATQKYVKAARPVGKSGRRGPGRSAQSGPKRDLGAIRAWASENGYTVSSRGRIPNAVIEAYEAANGK; this is translated from the coding sequence CGACCTCGACGGCACGCTTCTCGCCGAAGGCGAGGGTGAGACCATCCAGTTCTCCATCGACGGCAACGACCTCGAGATCGATCTTTCGAACGATCATGCCAAGCTCTTCCGCGCGGCAACGCAGAAATACGTGAAGGCCGCTCGTCCCGTGGGCAAGTCCGGCCGCCGCGGGCCGGGTCGCTCCGCCCAGTCCGGCCCCAAGCGGGACCTCGGTGCCATCCGCGCCTGGGCCAGCGAGAACGGCTACACGGTCTCAAGCCGCGGCCGCATTCCCAACGCGGTGATCGAGGCTTACGAAGCCGCCAACGGCAAGTAG